From the Alkalibacter rhizosphaerae genome, one window contains:
- a CDS encoding arginine repressor — protein sequence MKSERQEKILELIESNQIETQEELATKLKDLGFNVTQATVSRDIKELRLIKIMGSGGSYHYASFKENNSQMNERIVNVFRESVISVDHSGNLVILKTFSGAAMAASVAVDSLEWPEIVGCLAGDDTIFVAIREQEQVMPAMEKFKKLTK from the coding sequence ATGAAATCAGAACGTCAGGAAAAAATTCTGGAGCTTATCGAATCCAATCAAATCGAGACCCAGGAAGAATTGGCGACAAAATTGAAAGATCTGGGGTTCAATGTGACCCAGGCGACCGTATCTCGAGACATCAAGGAATTGCGGCTGATCAAAATAATGGGGTCCGGAGGATCTTATCACTATGCGTCCTTCAAAGAAAACAACAGTCAGATGAATGAACGAATCGTGAATGTTTTTCGCGAATCGGTGATCAGTGTGGACCACAGCGGCAACCTGGTGATCTTGAAGACTTTTTCGGGAGCTGCCATGGCCGCTTCTGTAGCAGTAGATTCGCTGGAGTGGCCGGAAATCGTTGGATGTCTGGCAGGAGACGATACCATATTTGTCGCTATTCGAGAACAGGAACAGGTAATGCCGGCAATGGAGAAGTTCAAGAAATTGACTAAATAA